Proteins encoded in a region of the Streptomyces sp. NBC_00258 genome:
- a CDS encoding ABC transporter substrate-binding protein, whose protein sequence is MPHTKLRRLVTISVAVTLGATALAACGSSDDNDSEADSGPVSLTYWSWTPGMDKVADLWNNGQGKKDQIKVTVKKQASGDTLVTKILTAHKAKKAPDLVQAEYQALPTLVSNDALADIAGDVDGVKDKFADGVWQQTTLGSDAVYAIPQDSGPMMFYYRQDLFKKYGLEVPQTWDQFAETARALKKKSPGTDLTTFSANDSGLFAGLAQQAGAKWWTTEGQKWKVGIDDAATQKVADFWGGLVKEGAIDNQPMYTPAWNKALNTGKQIAWVSAVWAPGTLTTAAPDTKGKWAMAPLPQWSQSDDVTGSWGGSSTAVTTDSKHKSAAAKFAAWLNTDPQALTALAKEGGIYPAATTAQTSDAFAEPPAFFSNQKDFYTQAADIAKNTAPSAWGPNVNVAYTTFKDAFGSAAKNKSDFGAALKTMQGDTVADLKKQGFEVAE, encoded by the coding sequence ATGCCACACACGAAGCTGCGTCGCCTCGTGACCATCTCGGTCGCCGTCACGCTCGGCGCCACCGCACTTGCCGCCTGCGGCTCCTCGGACGACAACGACAGCGAGGCCGACTCGGGGCCGGTCTCGCTGACGTACTGGTCCTGGACGCCTGGCATGGACAAGGTCGCCGACCTGTGGAACAACGGCCAGGGCAAGAAGGACCAGATCAAGGTCACGGTCAAGAAGCAGGCGTCGGGCGACACGCTGGTCACCAAGATCCTCACCGCGCACAAGGCCAAGAAGGCCCCGGACCTGGTCCAGGCCGAGTACCAGGCTCTGCCGACCCTGGTCAGCAATGACGCGCTCGCCGACATAGCCGGCGACGTGGACGGCGTGAAGGACAAGTTCGCCGACGGCGTCTGGCAGCAGACCACGCTGGGCTCGGACGCGGTGTACGCGATCCCGCAGGACTCCGGGCCGATGATGTTCTACTACCGCCAGGACCTGTTCAAGAAGTACGGCCTCGAAGTCCCGCAGACCTGGGACCAGTTCGCCGAGACCGCCCGCGCGCTGAAGAAGAAGTCGCCGGGCACGGACCTGACCACCTTCTCCGCCAACGACTCCGGTCTCTTCGCCGGTCTCGCCCAGCAGGCGGGCGCCAAGTGGTGGACGACAGAGGGCCAGAAGTGGAAGGTCGGCATCGACGACGCGGCGACGCAGAAGGTCGCCGACTTCTGGGGCGGCCTCGTCAAGGAGGGCGCGATCGACAACCAGCCGATGTACACCCCGGCCTGGAACAAGGCGCTCAACACCGGCAAGCAGATCGCCTGGGTCAGCGCTGTCTGGGCGCCCGGCACCCTGACCACCGCCGCGCCCGACACCAAGGGCAAGTGGGCGATGGCTCCGCTGCCGCAGTGGTCGCAGAGCGACGACGTCACGGGGAGCTGGGGCGGTTCGTCCACGGCAGTCACCACGGACTCCAAGCACAAGTCGGCCGCCGCGAAGTTCGCCGCCTGGCTGAACACGGACCCCCAGGCGCTGACCGCGCTCGCGAAGGAGGGCGGCATCTACCCGGCCGCCACGACCGCGCAGACCAGTGACGCGTTCGCCGAGCCGCCGGCCTTCTTCTCGAACCAGAAGGACTTCTACACCCAGGCCGCCGACATCGCCAAGAACACCGCGCCCTCCGCCTGGGGCCCGAACGTCAACGTCGCGTACACCACGTTCAAGGACGCGTTCGGCTCCGCCGCCAAGAACAAGTCGGACTTCGGCGCCGCGCTGAAGACGATGCAGGGCGACACGGTCGCCGACCTCAAGAAGCAGGGCTTCGAGGTCGCGGAGTGA
- a CDS encoding beta-galactosidase has protein sequence MPETTPKGLTRLAFGGDYNPEQWPETVWPEDVRLMREAGVTMVSVGIFSWALLEPEPGKYDFGWLDRLLDLLHENGIRADLGTPTVAPPAWFYREHPEALPVAADGTRYEFGSRGAICHSNTHYRSAAANITTRLATRYAEHPALAMWHVHNEYGVPVSACYCDSCAAHFRRWLGKTYGTVDAVNEAWGTAFWGQRYADLDQINPPRVTPTVGNPAQALDYKRFADDTMRENFVAERDILHRLAPGIPVTTNFMTALSQCDSVDYWAWGREVDLVTNDHYLITDGRRTHVNLAMAADLTRSVAGGAPWLLLEHSTSGVNWQTRNPAKAPGQMARNSLAHVARGSDGAMFFQWRQSRRGAEKFHSAMLPHAGTDSRVWREVVELGASVDSLSAVRGTRTQADAAVLWDWHSWWAQNLQWRPSEDHDPRERADAFYEALYDRHLTVDFAHPEADLSAYPLVVVPALYLMTEAAGQNLKEYVENGGTLVVSYFSGIVDERDAVHEGPYPGPLRDVLGLTVEEFSPLLAGDQVRITGPDGSELAGDVWTEFVVPRGAETVWTYADGLTEGHPAVTRHRLGEGSAWYVSTRLAAQGLDALVGWAADDARIAPRAGLPRDVEVVRRVGESGTFLFAINHSGVDAKVALDAHGTELLTGERAAGRLAVPAGGVRVVRLDG, from the coding sequence ATGCCGGAGACCACCCCCAAGGGCCTCACGAGGCTCGCCTTCGGTGGGGACTACAACCCCGAGCAGTGGCCGGAAACCGTCTGGCCCGAGGACGTCCGCCTGATGCGCGAGGCCGGCGTCACGATGGTCAGCGTCGGAATCTTCTCCTGGGCGCTGCTGGAGCCCGAGCCCGGGAAATACGACTTCGGCTGGCTCGACCGCCTGCTGGACCTGCTGCACGAGAACGGGATACGCGCCGACCTCGGTACACCGACGGTGGCGCCGCCCGCCTGGTTCTACCGCGAGCACCCCGAAGCCCTGCCCGTGGCCGCCGACGGCACCCGCTACGAGTTCGGCTCGCGCGGCGCCATCTGCCACAGCAACACCCACTACCGCTCGGCCGCCGCGAACATCACCACCCGGCTCGCCACCCGTTACGCCGAACACCCCGCGCTCGCGATGTGGCACGTCCACAACGAATACGGCGTCCCCGTCTCGGCCTGCTACTGCGACAGCTGCGCCGCGCACTTCCGCCGCTGGCTCGGCAAGACGTACGGCACGGTCGACGCGGTCAACGAGGCCTGGGGCACGGCCTTCTGGGGCCAGCGGTACGCGGACCTCGACCAGATCAACCCGCCCCGGGTGACCCCGACGGTCGGCAACCCGGCCCAGGCGCTCGACTACAAGCGGTTCGCCGACGACACCATGCGCGAGAACTTCGTCGCCGAGCGGGACATCCTGCACCGCCTCGCGCCCGGCATCCCGGTCACCACCAACTTCATGACCGCCCTCAGCCAGTGCGACTCCGTCGACTACTGGGCCTGGGGCCGCGAGGTCGACCTCGTCACCAACGACCACTACCTGATCACCGACGGCCGCCGTACGCATGTGAACCTCGCGATGGCCGCCGACCTCACCCGCTCCGTCGCGGGCGGCGCCCCCTGGCTGCTGCTCGAACACTCCACGTCGGGGGTCAACTGGCAGACCCGCAACCCGGCCAAGGCCCCCGGCCAGATGGCCCGCAACTCCCTCGCCCATGTGGCCCGCGGCTCCGACGGCGCGATGTTCTTCCAGTGGCGGCAGTCACGGCGCGGCGCGGAGAAGTTCCACTCGGCGATGCTGCCGCACGCGGGCACCGACTCCCGGGTGTGGCGCGAGGTCGTCGAACTCGGCGCGTCCGTCGACTCGTTGAGCGCCGTCCGCGGCACCCGCACCCAGGCCGACGCCGCCGTCCTGTGGGACTGGCACTCCTGGTGGGCGCAGAACCTCCAGTGGCGCCCCAGCGAGGACCACGACCCGCGCGAGCGCGCCGACGCCTTCTACGAGGCCCTCTACGACCGCCACCTCACCGTCGACTTCGCCCACCCCGAAGCCGACTTGTCGGCCTATCCCCTTGTCGTCGTGCCGGCCCTCTACCTGATGACCGAGGCCGCCGGGCAGAACCTGAAGGAGTACGTCGAGAACGGCGGCACCCTCGTCGTCTCGTACTTCTCCGGCATCGTCGACGAGCGCGACGCCGTGCACGAGGGCCCCTACCCCGGCCCGCTGCGGGACGTACTCGGCCTTACGGTCGAGGAGTTCTCTCCACTGCTCGCCGGCGACCAGGTCCGCATCACCGGACCCGACGGATCCGAACTCGCCGGGGACGTCTGGACCGAGTTCGTCGTGCCGCGCGGTGCCGAGACCGTGTGGACGTACGCCGACGGGCTCACCGAGGGGCATCCCGCCGTCACCCGGCACCGGCTCGGTGAGGGGTCTGCCTGGTACGTGTCCACGCGGTTGGCGGCCCAGGGGCTCGACGCGCTTGTCGGCTGGGCCGCCGACGACGCGCGGATCGCGCCTCGTGCCGGTCTGCCTCGGGATGTCGAAGTGGTGCGGCGGGTGGGGGAGTCGGGGACGTTCCTCTTCGCGATCAACCACTCCGGTGTCGACGCGAAGGTCGCGCTCGATGCGCACGGTACTGAGCTGCTCACCGGCGAACGGGCGGCGGGGCGCCTCGCGGTACCCGCGGGGGGCGTCCGGGTCGTGCGTCTAGACGGCTGA
- a CDS encoding glycoside hydrolase family 53 protein: MFHPRRTLRALLLPLAAGLALTALPAQSAHAASTLTNAGFESNGTGTATPTGWSTYSAGGQTAASFTESGGHGGSHRLSHYSASAYKVETYQYLSGLTNGNYKLTAWVRSGGGQNSAYLALKNCGGSEQRTDIPVSSSGWIRIVTPVAVTNNQCTISINSDAKAGNWINVDDLTFTSGTAGLPIKGSDVSSLAKSEAKGGVYKYSSGTTGDALAILKSAGQNYARLKVWVNPADGYNNKARVLATAKRVKAQGMKLLVDFHYSDTWADPGAQSKPAAWAGHSYSQLKTDVYNHTYDVLNALKAQGTTADMVQVGNEINGGMLWNEGSTSNWSQLAGLLNSGYDAVKAVNSGTTVALHLAKGGDLAGTRWWFDSAVSNGVKFDVIGLSYYGYWHGTLADFQTTLDDAAARYGKPVYLAETAYPFRLDSKDSHENIIDLSSELVSGYPASTAGQTQWMKDVASIVEAVPNGRGLGIFYWESTWTAVTGNGWDPTDPSSGNGWENQALFGYDDRALPAMAWFSHR, encoded by the coding sequence ATGTTCCATCCCAGACGCACACTCAGGGCCCTGCTGCTCCCGCTGGCCGCAGGCCTGGCACTCACCGCCCTGCCCGCGCAGAGCGCCCACGCCGCAAGCACCCTCACCAACGCGGGCTTCGAGTCGAACGGCACCGGCACCGCGACCCCGACCGGCTGGTCGACCTACTCAGCGGGCGGACAGACCGCGGCCTCCTTCACGGAGTCCGGTGGCCACGGCGGCAGCCACCGCCTGTCGCACTACTCGGCTTCCGCCTACAAGGTGGAGACGTACCAGTACCTCTCGGGCCTCACCAACGGCAACTACAAGCTCACCGCCTGGGTGCGCTCGGGCGGCGGCCAGAACTCCGCCTACCTCGCGCTGAAGAACTGCGGCGGTTCGGAACAGCGCACCGACATCCCGGTCTCGTCCAGCGGCTGGATACGGATCGTCACCCCCGTCGCCGTGACGAACAACCAGTGCACGATCAGCATCAACTCCGATGCGAAGGCGGGCAACTGGATCAACGTCGACGACCTGACGTTCACCTCCGGCACGGCGGGCCTGCCCATCAAGGGCTCCGACGTGTCGTCGCTCGCCAAGAGCGAGGCCAAGGGCGGCGTCTACAAGTACAGCTCCGGCACGACCGGTGACGCGCTCGCCATCCTCAAGTCCGCCGGGCAGAACTACGCCCGGCTCAAGGTGTGGGTGAACCCCGCCGACGGCTACAACAACAAGGCACGCGTCCTGGCGACGGCCAAGCGCGTCAAGGCGCAGGGCATGAAGCTCCTCGTCGACTTCCACTACTCGGACACCTGGGCCGACCCGGGTGCCCAGTCCAAGCCCGCCGCCTGGGCCGGACACTCCTACAGCCAGCTGAAGACCGACGTCTACAACCACACGTACGACGTCCTGAACGCGCTGAAGGCGCAGGGCACCACGGCCGACATGGTGCAGGTGGGCAACGAGATCAACGGCGGCATGCTCTGGAACGAGGGCTCCACCTCGAACTGGTCGCAGCTCGCCGGGCTGCTCAACTCCGGCTACGACGCGGTCAAGGCGGTCAACTCCGGCACGACCGTGGCGCTGCACCTCGCCAAGGGCGGCGATCTGGCGGGGACCCGCTGGTGGTTCGACAGCGCGGTGTCCAACGGTGTGAAGTTCGACGTCATCGGGCTGTCCTACTACGGCTACTGGCACGGCACGCTCGCCGACTTCCAGACGACCCTGGACGACGCGGCGGCCCGCTACGGCAAGCCGGTCTACCTCGCCGAGACGGCCTACCCCTTCCGTCTCGACAGCAAGGACTCGCACGAGAACATCATCGACCTCAGCAGCGAGCTGGTGTCCGGCTACCCGGCCTCGACCGCCGGCCAGACCCAGTGGATGAAGGACGTGGCGAGCATCGTGGAGGCCGTCCCGAACGGCCGCGGCCTCGGCATCTTCTACTGGGAGTCCACCTGGACCGCGGTCACCGGCAACGGCTGGGACCCGACGGACCCCTCCTCCGGCAACGGCTGGGAGAACCAGGCCCTGTTCGGCTACGACGACAGGGCACTGCCGGCGATGGCGTGGTTCAGCCACCGGTGA